Proteins found in one Amphiprion ocellaris isolate individual 3 ecotype Okinawa chromosome 22, ASM2253959v1, whole genome shotgun sequence genomic segment:
- the LOC111572403 gene encoding suppressor of cytokine signaling 6, whose amino-acid sequence MKKISLKTIRKSLSIKGKEEGDFVMLQQPSVTTEFSKEESLFGGCYTKELSGCDLGSEEEKGGQNKGRSKSEGLMGSLKRRLSAKQKVKVKGGSSAIGSVDDDDTFSSSSVPISFNEVKAQRPLRSASLRSHHYSPSPWPLRSVNSDEACIKMEVKVKAMVHSPSPSPNLNGVRKEFHDFQMEGLFQDQAESLKNLQQPQNGELHLNIDENDVPVVLGLTPQDYIQYTMPLDEGMYPEGSHSFCLDSSSPMEVMTEADNGSLHTDQGQEEHELVSGMPPDLFMETSVNSILIGSAGVMLQSSRVEVPPPLSPLLPPMTSTGRIPRTFSGFSSSDSQVAERVRHHLNFDPNSAPGVSRVYDSVQSSGPMVVTSLTEELKKLARQGWYWGPITRWEAEEKLVNLADGSFLVRDSSDDRYLLSLSFRSQGKTLHTRIEHSNGRFSFYEQPDVEGHTSIVDLIEHSIKDSENGAFCYSRSRLPGSATYPVRLTNPVSRFMQVRSLQYLCRFVIRQYTRIDLIQKLPLPNKMKDYLQEKHY is encoded by the coding sequence ATGAAGAAGATAAGCCTTAAGACCATCCGCAAGTCCCTCAGCATAAAGGGCAAAGAGGAGGGTGACTTTGTCATGCTCCAGCAGCCCTCAGTGACTACAGAGTTTTCTAAGGAAGAGTCACTTTTTGGGGGCTGCTACACCAAAGAGCTTTCTGGCTGTGACCTTGGTAGTGAAGAGGAGAAAGGAGGCCAGAATAAGGGCCGCTCAAAAAGTGAGGGCCTGATGGGATCTTTAAAGAGGAGGCTGTCTGCCAAGCAGAAGGTAAAAGTGAAAGGCGGCTCTTCTGCGATAGGCTCAGTGGATGATGACGACACCTTCTCATCCTCTTCTGTGCCTATCAGCTTCAATGAAGTGAAAGCCCAGAGACCCCTTAGATCGGCATCGTTAAGGAGTCACCATTACAGCCCCTCACCATGGCCCCTGCGGTCAGTCAACTCTGATGAGGCATGTATCAAAATGGAAGTTAAAGTTAAAGCCATGGTTCACTCTCCTAGCCCAAGTCCCAACTTAAATGGTGTCCGGAAAGAATTTCATGATTTCCAGATGGAAGGGCTCTTTCAGGACCAAGCAGAGTCCTTAAAGAATCTCCAGCAACCACAAAACGGTGAGCTGCATCTAAATattgatgaaaatgatgtgcCTGTGGTGCTGGGGTTGACGCCCCAGGACTACATCCAGTACACAATGCCTTTAGATGAGGGAATGTACCCGGAAGGGTCCCACTCCTTTTGCCTGGACAGCTCCTCTCCTATGGAGGTGATGACAGAGGCAGACAATGGATCCCTCCACACAGACCAGGGACAGGAGGAACATGAACTGGTTAGTGGGATGCCTCCGGATCTCTTCATGGAAACCTCAGTTAATAGTATTCTTATCGGTTCTGCTGGTGTAATGCTCCAAAGCTCCAGAGTAGAGGTCCCGCCTCCCCTCTCTCCACTCTTGCCACCCATGACAAGTACGGGCCGTATCCCCAGGACTTTTTCGGGCTTCAGTTCTTCAGACAGCCAGGTAGCGGAGAGGGTAAGGCACCACCTCAACTTTGACCCAAATTCAGCCCCTGGGGTCAGCCGGGTATATGACTCGGTCCAGAGCAGTGGGCCCATGGTTGTGACCAGCCTGACAGAAGAGCTGAAGAAGCTTGCGAGGCAGGGCTGGTACTGGGGTCCCATCACACGCTGGGAAGCAGAGGAAAAGCTGGTCAACTTAGCTGATGGTTCATTCCTGGTCAGAGACAGCTCAGATGACAGGTACCTGCTCAGCCTGAGTTTCAGGTCACAGGGCAAAACTCTCCACACCCGCATTGAACACTCCAACGGACGCTTCAGCTTCTATGAACAGCCTGATGTGGAGGGACACACATCAATTGTGGACTTAATTGAACACTCTATCAAAGACTCagagaatggagctttttgcTATTCCAGGTCTCGCTTACCAGGGTCTGCAACCTACCCTGTCAGACTAACCAACCCAGTATCTCGGTTTATGCAAGTGCGCTCTCTGCAGTACCTTTGCCGCTTTGTCATTAGGCAATACACAAGAATAGACCTGATCCAAAAACTGCCCTTACCTAACAAGATGAAAGATTATCTGCAGGAGAAGCACTACTGA